In a single window of the Littorina saxatilis isolate snail1 linkage group LG5, US_GU_Lsax_2.0, whole genome shotgun sequence genome:
- the LOC138966671 gene encoding uncharacterized protein: MLLQRTRAFPLIVSACLQTVCLVQAFTKYQVRGKDDAAAVPFIFSVKQSCDDWVVFSWDPSPNLGFPHTFGPPHFSSCEITYMNQRSHLAKLAMVILHPDIRTIRLSNLDGKTHYAASMTCNETLTSDTVLFVTGYPCSNDEMEDREEKLRQLNLQKNDTEVWRHPVVVTEAANSSYSVTDMVLGLFFALCGVTIAGCFGYYYWKKRRHRQRILRIFGQSHSDPFLALHTPSDQPSTNFESNIFI; encoded by the exons ATGCTGTTACAACGCACACGAGCCTTTCCGTTGATTGTGTCAG CTTGCCTTCAGACAGTATGTCTGGTCCAGGCCTTCACCAAGTATCAAGTCAGAGGGAAAGATGACGCAGCAGCAGTACCCTTCATCTTCAGCGTCAAGCAGTCGTGCGATGACTGGGTGGTATTTTCCTGGGACCCCTCCCCAAATTTGGGTTTCCCTCATACCTTTGGTCCACCTCACTTTTCCTCGTGTGAAATTACCTACATGAACCAACGCTCGCATCTGGCTAAGTTGGCGATGGTGATTCTGCACCCTGACATAAGAACAATCCGTCTGAGCAATCTGGATGGAAAGACGCATTACGCTGCCTCCATGACATGCAACGAAACCCTTACCTCTGACACGGTGCTGTTTGTTACAG GCTACCCATGCAGCAACGATGAAATGGAAGACAGGGAGGAGAAGCTGAGACAACTCAACTTGCAAAAGAATGACACAGAGGTGTGGCGACACCCCGTGGTGGTCACCGAGGCGGCAAACAGCAGTTACTCGGTGACTGACATGGTGCTAGGGCTTTTCTTTGCCCTCTGTGGCGTCACCATCGCCGGCTGTTTTGGTTACTACTATTGGAAAAAGCGTCGTCATCGTCAGCGTATTCTGCGTATCTTTGG GCAATCTCATTCAGATCCATTTTTGGCCCTTCACACTCCATCTGACCAGCCCAGCACCAACTTCGAGAGCAATATTTTCATATGA
- the LOC138966669 gene encoding U2 small nuclear ribonucleoprotein A'-like has protein sequence MVRLTADLIEQSAQYTNAVRDRELDLRGYRIPVIENLGATLDQFDTIDFSDNDIRKLDGFPLLKRLKSLLLNNNRIVRIADNLGEVIPNINTLVLTNNNIHELGDLDPLASFTKLEHLSLMRNPVNAKKHYRYYVIFRIPTLRVLDFQRIRQKEREQAARLFKGKKGQQLVAEVGKKSKTFVPGEALPEKQAAPTGPSKEDIDAIKEAIARATTLEEVERLNQLLRSGQIPSSSNKPSQPAQPKDSEPEVEVEEEDEEEEEEVEQKIQPQQQQQMEEEREGEEEGTEMQQENENEESAEENGNDDDDDDDDDDDDDHKGGDFKLGNEDDTDDDADMET, from the exons ATGGTACGTCTAACAGCCGACCTAATCGAACAGAGTGCTCAGTACACAAATGCAGTGAGGGACAGAGAATTGGACTTACGAG GGTACAGAATTCCTGTCATAGAAAACCTGGGAGCAACACTT gATCAGTTTGACACAATAGACTTTTCTGACAACGACATACGCAAGCTGGATGGGTTTCCTTTGCTGAAACGATTGAAGTCGCTACTCCTCAACAATAACAGAATTGT CCGTATAGCAGACAATCTGGGAGAGGTGATTCCCAACATCAACACGCTAGTGCTGACCAATAACAACATCCATGAGCTGGGCGACCTTGATCCTCTGGCGTCCTTCACCAAACTTGAACACCTCAG TTTAATGCGGAATCCGGTGAATGCAAAAAAACACTACAGATACTATGTCATCTTCAGGATACCTACTCTCCGTGTCCTGGATTTTCAGAGAATTCGTCAGAAG GAACGAGAGCAAGCAGCCCGGCTTTTCAAGGGCAAGAAGGGTCAACAGCTTGTGGCAGAGGTGGGCAAAAAGAGCAAAACCTTTGTGCCAGGCGAGGCCTTGCCTGAAAAACAGGCTGCCCCAACTGGACCCTCCAAGGAGGACATCGATGCTATCAAG GAAGCTATTGCTCGTGCCACAACACTGGAAGAGGTGGAGAGGTTGAACCAGCTGTTACGCTCAGGGCAGATTCCATCCAGTTCCAACAAACCCTCACAGCCAGCACAACCAAAAG ATTCTGAACCGGAGGTTGAAGTCGAAGAGgaagacgaggaggaggaggaagaggttGAACAGAAAATTCAaccacagcagcaacaacagatggaggaagagagagagggagaagaagaaggaacagaAATGCAGCAAGAAAACGAAAATGAAGAATCTGCAGAAGAAAAtggcaatgatgatgatgacgacgatgatgatgacgatgatgatgaccaCAAAGGGGGCGACTTCAAATTGGGTAACGAGGATGATACTGATGATGATGCAGACATGGAAACATAA